Genomic segment of Arachis hypogaea cultivar Tifrunner chromosome 16, arahy.Tifrunner.gnm2.J5K5, whole genome shotgun sequence:
ttcatatctcagatcgaactcggagagctctattgcccattgaaccattctccctgcaacatccgtcttttggaggatttgcttcatgggttggttcgtacggactcttattgtgtgggcttgaaagtaaggtcgtagccttcgtgaggctattactaaggagtaggcaaacttttcaagtttgtggtaccttagttcagggccttgtaggaccttactgatgaagtagactgggtgttgtccgacctcgtcttcttttaTCAGGGCTGACGAGACAGCCCTGTTTGCTACGGATAAGTACAGAACGAAGTCTTTTCCTGGTACTGGTCGGAttaggataggaggttggcttaaaaactttttgaactcttggaacgcctcctcgcattccggagtccattcgaattggcatccctttcttaataaggagaatagtggaagggattttagcgccgatcctgccaaaaatctggagagggctgcgagtcggccattgagctgctggacttctctcaaacaagtcagacttttcatttctaggatggctctacacttatcgggattggcttcaatccctctttgtgttagcataaatcctagaaacttccctgcctccaccgcgaaggcgcactttgcgggatttagtctcatcccatgcagccttatggtgtcaaagacttgtgagaggtcggacacgaggtcgacttccttcttggtttttactagcatgtcgtcgacgtatacttccattaggctccccaGGTGAGGgaaaaacactttattcatcaacctttgatatgtggctcctgcattcttcaatccgaatggcatgaccacatagcagaaattagctctgggtgtgatgaatgatgttttctcctggtatggttcatacatcgggatttgattatatcccgagtaggcgtccatgaacgataagtattggtaccccgagctagaatccactagggtatcaatacttggcaggggataagggtccttgggacaggccttatttaagtcggtatagtcgacacacattctccatttgccattctgttttttgactagcactacattggctagccatgttgggtacttgacttctctgataaagccggcttccaggagcgcctgtacttgcaCTTCTACTACTAAGGCTCGTTCTgagccgagcttgcgtcttctttgttgtacaggtcgggaccctggataaaccgagagtttgtgggacatgagctcggggtcaatcccaggcatgtcagaggccttccaggcaaagaggtcggaattgtCTCTTAGGAGTTTAGCCAACCCTTGTTTTAGAGTTTCCTCTAGGTCGGCTCCTATATGAGTGTTTTTTCCCTTCCTCTTTACCGACCTGTATCTCCTCagtttttcctcccggttgtggtcgcaactcttctctggcccttgcgccgccgagctctattgtgtgaacttctctgttctttcctctcagatttaggctttcattgtagcatttcctcgccaatttttgatctccccttaccgttgctattcccgcggaggtcgggaatttcatgcagaggtggggagtagataccactgctccgagccgATTAAGGGTAGTTCTGCCGATTAAGGCATTATAAGCTGACCCCACatcaatgactatgaagtctatactcagagtctttgatttttccccttttccaaaagtggtgtgaaggggtaaaaatcctagtggttttattggcgtgtcccctaatccatatagggtgtcggggtaagctcttaattctttctcatctaaccctagcttgtcgaaagcCGGCTTGAAAAGAATGTCCgtcgagcttccttggtctactagggttttGTGGAAATGGGCgtttgctaggatcatagttattaccactggatcatcgtgtccagggattattccttgcctatcttcttttgtgaatgaaatggtaggaaggtcgggtgactcttccccgacctgatagactcttttgagatgtcttttgcgagaggatttggtgagtccccctcccgcaaatcctcctgagatcatatggatatgtctctctggaGTTTGCGGTGGTGGGtttcttctatccatatcatctcgctttctctttccatgactgtccgtcctctctatgagatatctatcaagccgaccttctctagccagcttttctatcacattcttgaggtcgtagcagtcgtttgtagagtgaccatatattttgtggtactcgcagtaatcgctgcggctccccccttttttatttttaatgggtctagggggtggcagtctttcagtgttgcaaatctctctgtatacatccactatagaaactttcaggggagtataagagtgatatttccttggcctctcgagaccgagttcttcctttttcttggcttccctttccctctctttagttgagggagggggtccaggtcgccaactcaggtctctcaatttggcattttcctccatattgatgtacttttcagctctttcttgtacatcacttagagaaacggggtgtcttttagatatggactgtgagaagggaccttctttgagtccattgactaaccccattatgactgcctctgtgggcaggccTTGGATCTCCAAAcaagctttgttgaacctttccatataggctcgtaaagattctctgacttcctgttttattcccaggaggctcggtgcatgtttcaccttgtctttctggattgagaacctcatcaaaaactttcttgagaggtcttcaaagctagtaaccgacctcggggggaggctatcgaaccacttcatcgctgctttcgataaagTGGTCGGAAAGGccttgcatcgcgtagcgtcggaagcatcagctaggtacatccgacttttgaagttgctcagatgatgctttggatccgtagttccatcgtagaggtccatatcagggcttttgaagttcctcggaacgttagccctcattatgtcctcgctaaagGGATCCTCCCCCCCTAAGGGTGGCTCTTCTTGTTCGTCACGGGAGTTACGATttttgagggaggattccaactttaagagttttctttctaactcttttcgtcattccatctcctcttttaagctcttttcagtttccttttggcgctcccgctcttgttctaactgttccaggcggctgtggactaatcccatgagttCAGTTACGTGGGATGATCCTCCTTTTTCTGACTCGCGCCCTTCTGAGGAGTTTACCTTCGAATTTTTTTACCCCGGAGGTGCCTTCTCTATGCTGATTATCAACTTCCTGGTGGAGGGCGAGGTCCACATCGTTATTGcctgtgtccagattctcttgctcagaatcAGTTTCCACATGaccttcttcgtgggatctgtccgccaccgatggatgatctctcgggtccccggcaacgcgccaatgttacggtaggtaaccggagattaatagaatAGATGGCGTTGGCTGGCCCAAACGTGTGAAGGAGGAGGTTTCCGAATGAGCATGCAGCTCGAGggactccgtccgacttgtttaTATGAGgagagggggtggtacctgcaaagacactccgatgcctaagttagcaagagtgtgagcaggtctagagagtattgggcttagagatacctaaGAGAtgtcaatgtatttataatggtgagccaataaccaccgttggagtagtgccatatctttaggatgttaaccgtcccattatcttagggtggttaagatatggctttatgaagcggttagagagattttaggggcggttacttatttgaatgagtgtttatctgccagctaatctcatgtccgacttctttagagtaagTCGTAGTCGACACCGACTTCTTATATGAAGGTCGGTGCTTAGTTAGGCTTAATCCTTCggattaggccttttatttggacctgggcctttattattgAGCCAGGATATGAACAAGTATATTCATAAACATGTGACTACAATGGTTGGTTATcttttgaaaataatattaatgatgtgcctttttttttggttgaatattgttagatgttaatttattaaattaacttCGAAAACAACTGCACAttaattttcacttttttttttttgaattttataggtGTAAGATGTAATTAAGTGAATTTATAGGTGTAAGATGTAATGCGGATGCAACTGTTCTTGACATGGAATCAGtgagaatttatttttgaaaaggagttaggaGTTAAATTGTTTGAGTTAAATTTCAGAAATAAcaacaaaatccaataaaaataacATGATGCAACTTAAAGTTTTTATGTTGAtgctttattttaaattttgatggtACCTAAATTAACCCAAAATGTGGAACTTCTTTCTTTTTGTGTTGAACATAACCACTAATTTATTGCAAATTAGTGGTTATGTTGAtgctttattttaaatttgatgtactaaattaaaaaaaattagtgttatgttgatgctttattttaaattttgatggtACCTAAATTAACCCAAAATGTGGAACTTCTTTCTTTTTGTGTTGAACATATAACACAGAAAATTTGCAATAAATTAGTGGTTGAACATATAACACAGAAAATTTGCAATAAATTAGTGGATCATTTAAAGtggaaacttaaaaaaatttatatttgttttgatttGATAATACTTGGTTGGATTGATGGTACTCGTGTCGTTGAGGGAAGGCCGTATGTTGGCTGTTTTCTCCCCAAAGAGGGGTAAGTATTGCTAGGATGCTTCGTTTCTCGCTTATTGGTGACACTCGATGTGTTGTTGAGGGAAGGCCTTTTGTTGGCCCTTTTTTCTCCAAAGAGGGGCACGTATTGGTACACTTCTTTTTTGTTCAGAGCTTTTGGAGTGATTATGTAGGATGACGGGCACGTATTGGTAGGATGCTTCATTCGTTTGTGTTTCcaccgtttttttttttgttcagagCTTTTGGAGTGATTATGTAGGATGACAATGCCAAATTGAGTTACCAGTTCTTCAGAATTTGGCGAACGCAATCGAGtggattattattcttattttggtAGTGCTCCGTGCGAATTTACGATCATCGcctgtttaattttatttctatttgacTTGATGCTCTCAGACACCGAAACTCATAAAATAGTTAATCCAGTCAAGGAGACCAAGGCATTTACGTGGTTCGGTCAAATGACCTACATCCACGGGAACAATAATAAAAGGCATTCCACTATAAGAATCCACAGTACAATCTTGAAATACACGGTGAAATCAGgaaagaagaaacagtaaagaaAAAAACGGCTAAACCATTTTACACAGTGAAATCAGgaaagaagaaacagtaaagaaAAAAACGGCTAAACCATTTTACACAGTGAAATCAGgaaagaagaaacagtaaagaaAAAAACGGCTAAACCATTTTTCTTGGCTATAGGCAAATGTTCCTCCATGATGCCGCTCCAATTAAATACCTGAAACATATCCTACACACACACGAACACGGCATATATCCGTCCATGATGCCGCTCCAATTAAATACCTGAAACATATCCTACACACACACGAACACGGCATATATCCGACCCGAAAACATTGGAATCAGAAGCAATGTAAAAGCTAACCCCCCGGGCGCATTTTATTAGGTAAGAACATAATCCAAATAGCAACTTGGGTCAAAACAGCAGATTTCAAGTTCCGCGTGCAAGGATATGTACCATTTGAATAGATCAGCCTGCATATACACAAGGACGACAAAATAATGGAGTTATGTTAATACACACACCAAAGCAGCTAAGCAACAGAACTGAACCATCAATAATCTTCTATAAACAATAGTTGAACAACAATGCATAAACATCAACACAACCATTCTACCACTCGTATACTGTTGGAACCAACACAACACGTACATTGCGGCCTTTTATTTTAAGCACATGATCAGAGCCTCCGAAATACCTTCCTAGTACCCCCATTCAAAACCAAACAATGCACATCGACCAGCACACACCCCGCAAAAGAAACCATCCAGAACATATAAAAATGGCCTAAAGATCACATAACAAACTGCATCTCGACTCTACCAGCCATCCAGAatccaaataaaatttcaaatccCAAAAAATCACTGGAAAAGTAGATACACACAAAATTTACTGCAAAGCTGCGAGAGATAACTGCACAAGCATACTACTTCAAAGACATACAAGTTGACTTGTAACAACCACCAATAGCACCAACCATTCTGTAGTGTGTCAGAAGTTAAGAATAAACAAAGAGAAGGGCTACTTACAAGGGACACTAAAACACATTTTATAAAcaaatccaaaaggaaagctACTTACAAGGGACACTAAAACACATTTTATAAACAAATCCAAAATGAAACGGCTTTCCAAGTCAAAAGTGAAAGCACGGGCGACAGAAAATGCAGACCATAAAAAACATCGAGGCTTTTACTTCTGCTAGAGAAGATGAGGGATGCACTTGAATCATAGCTTACTACAGCAACCACTACATTTGCACATGGAAAGTATCTTCACCAGACCACAGATATCAAATAATATAGATGCGAGACAAGAGACTAGAATCAAAGAATTAAAACCGATTATCCTGCTTCCAGAGAAAAAAAAACCACCATAACTGTCGTAGAATCACCAATCAACCCAACCATTCCCTCAACATCTCTTTTCTCCGCATGCCAGAGTACTAACTCAAACTGCATAGAAATTAGTCCACAATGCTCCCAAgcaagagaaaaatacagaaggCATCAGATAAGTTCAGATTTCAGAAACAGCTACCAACTCCTGAAATGCCAGCCTGATCTTCTGCTGCCCCAAGATAGAGATCAGCCAAAAATCGGGTTCGCAAACTGCACGCAAAATGATAGTAAACCTCGATAAAGAAAACTTCATAATTCATCATGAAGTAAACAAATAACAAAATTCCTGAACCCTTTGCTACCACGGTAATAACAAAATTCCTGAACCCTTTGCTACCACGGTAATATCCAAATCCTTAGCAACAAGAACATATCCTTAGCAACAAGAACATTCCCTCACCACAATTCACCAGAGGAGGCTACAACAAAATTCCATGCAAAGTTAAGAGGCAATAGAGCCCccccaaggaagaaaatcaataTAGATAAAAGCATCATTTCCATCTCAAGCTTCAGTTACTTACTGTGCTAACCTACATTACGAAATTTGAGAGGTGTTTTCACAAAGAATTCAATTAACTTGACAAATCACATAAAGAATTGAATAGTGCATTCAAAATAACCAAGCATATAATTAGCACATAATACATAACCATGTCTAACCAGATACTCCGACCACCTTAAGATCCTGCATTCAAAATAAACGCAACAGTAATCCAGACGAAGAGGGGCGCTCCACAACAAGCAGAAAAGGGAACCACAGATGTAGAACAGTAGAATAGACGTGAGTGGTTGTAGTGTGTTCTTTTGTTTGTTGTGTGTGGTATTGAAGTGAGATGGTAAGTTGATTATTTATCCATAGAAAGTCGAAAGAGATGTCGAGTTCAACATTTAAAATCCAAATGCAAATCCCGGCTCCTGCCAGATATAACTAGAAGAATGGAGAAGATTACTAGATTAGGGtgaaaatacagaaaaaatatAATGACCAGAAAAAATATAATGACCAGTTAGAAGTCACCAGTTATACTTAGGTCCTTCAAGACCAAAGTCCAATTACCGAACCCTGCTGAATATATGAGAGCCAAATGTAGAAGAGCAAAAGAGAAAAGTCATTCAAAatccaaagaaagaaaaagcttttAAAATAGATCCAAACAGAAGCTTTAAAAACCCGGCCCAGTTATATTCAACTCCTGCAAATCCCAGATAATCACAAGACACACTGAACCCATAGAAGAACGAAAGAGAGAGGTGAAAACTTTTAAATGTTTTTAACCAATTAGAAGTAACCAGTTACACTTAGATCCTTCAACACCTAAACCTGCTGAATACCTAAACCTGCTGAATTTTAACCAATTAGAAGTAACCAGTTACACTTAGATCCTTCAACACCTAAACCTGCTGAATACCTAAACCTGCTGAATCTATTAGCCAAACGCATAAGAACGGAAGAGGAAAATTCCAATTGAATTATGAATCCCTAAACCTGCTGAATGTGAAAGCCAAACGTAGAAATACGGAAGAGAAAAATTAAGTAGAAGCTTTAAAAACCAGTCCCGGTTATACTTTAAATCCTACGATACTCCAGATTGAACCCCAGATCCTGCCAAACATAAGACACTGAACCGTAGAAGAAATACTCCAGATTGAACCCCAGATCCTGCCAAACATAAGACACTGGACCGTAAAAGAATGGAAGAGATCATCATGGTGAAAATCCACAAACATAAGACACTGAACCGTAGAAGAAATACTCCAGATTGAACCCCAGATCCTGCCAAACATAAGACACTGAATCGTAGAAGAATGGAAGAGATCATCATGGTGAAAAtccacaaacaaaaaaaatttaataaccagcTCTAACTCATCAGTTATACTTGCGTCCTTAACACCCAAAGTCCAATTACAAATTCCTTATCTTGCCAGACGaaagagaaaaattttgaaaatccaaacaaagcagcagcagcTTTTAAAAACCAGTCCCAATTATACTTGAATCcaaacaaagcagcagcagcagctttAAAAACCAGTCCCAATTATACTTAAATCTTTCAGTACTCCAAAGTGATGTTTAGGTTGAAGGTTTAAAACCCATAGAAAGTCCAATTGCAAATCACAGCTCCTGCCAAACATAAGACACTGAATCATATAAAATGGGAAGAGATTAAGGTGAAGATCCAGAAAAAACCAGTCACCAGTTATGCTTGGGTCCTTCAATACTCGAGTTCAAACACAAATCCCTGTGGAATATAGAAGAGCCAAACATAGAACAAAAGACAATAATAAGTTGAAAATCCAAACAAAGCTTTAAAAAactatgcaacaaaaatttgaaAACCATTCAGAAGTCactcatttaagtacaaaatccTAGTTAAACCATCCAAGAAGAGGTCCTTCAATATTTCAAAGTCGACTTGCAAATTCCAGATGCTGCCAAACACATGGTACTCAACATGGAGTGACAAAGATGAACCGAAAAGAAGTTTCCAGTTTTGCACACACAAAGCAAAATCATAGTTGCAATTTCCCTAATAGAAAGTGAAATCAAGATAAGTTTTCCTTAGTAGTAAGGTAAAATCAAGACAAGTTAAAACCTAATGCTAATAACAGAAAATCCTTCAATACTTCACCTGGAAGAAGAGTTTTAAGGCCAGCACAACAATCCAACAGAGTTTCAACATAATTCAGACCCCTCGCAGCGTTCAAGCAAAATTCTCCAATCATGGGTAGTGTGCCAAATTATGGTAAACACGTAAAGCTGaagataaacaaaagaaatagcTTGTCAAACTGATGGAAGACCAGATCAAACCCCAAACCAAAACACGTCGTGAGAACAAATGGCAAAGTTGAGGTGGGAAAACTATAGTAGACAAGATCTTGCTCCTGAACCCCCCAAATTAATCTCCAATACACTCTCATTTAACTGCAGAAAGCATGTTCACGATTCAATTCCAATACCTCATCCAAAGAGAAAACACCACCAAAAATGTTGAACTAAAATCAAATCCTCTTATCCTTATTAGTGAGACTGAGAACTAATAACGCCCAAACCCAATGCACAGTGTGATTCAGCTCAGAGATTGCTGGAAGCTCAAACAACTATACTATTCACGTTATTGAATCCAATCTTTTATGTGCTCGGCCAAATATATTGCTGAGATAAAAAGCAAAATtgagtatatataatataaagtggGCATATATGATAAACGATGACCAATAAGAGCTCATTAAACGCTTACTCTCCAATCTTGAAAGTTTGTCCACAAGTAGGATGAGGAAACAACAGGTTTCTCAAAGCAAACGGTcaaaatcatgaaaaacaaaacacAAACTACTATACGGAGCTAGA
This window contains:
- the LOC112697909 gene encoding uncharacterized protein translates to MLKLCWIVVLALKLFFQGNCNYDFALCVQNWKLLFGSSLSLHVEYHVFGSIWNLQVDFEILKDLFLDGLTRILDLCLNSSIEGPKHNWSCDLQLDFLWVLNLQPKHHFGVLKDLSIIGTGF